The genomic stretch AGGCCGACACCTTCAGCCCAACAGCATCCGGTGACGCCGTCGAGCTTCAGGCTTCATCGAGCGACACCGGCGACACTGGTGCTTCCATCGATCCGGACGGCCGGTGGTCGGGATTCGGTGAGACGGGAGCTTCCATCGATCCCAACGGCTGAGGTCGATCTCGCCGGCACGGGCCTGCTGCGGCCGTGCCGGCGAGTATTCCTAATCCAAGAGCAGGGCCGGGTGAACCCTCGGTATCGCCCGCTCGCGCCCAAACCCCCACTTAACCTTCTCTCCTGCTGTGTTTCTACGAAGAATGGGGCTGATCCTCCATCGCTTCCGCGCACGCTTTTCTTTTCGGATGCTCGATCCTTTATGCTCGAAGGGATCCCCCGGAACCGCTCGACCATGCTTCGCCCGCCGCGGCTCGGTCTTTGTAGAGAGGTGAGGAATGTCAGGCAACGATCACTGGACTCTCGACCTGAAAGCCTTGGGCATGCAGCCCGCCGGCGACGAGCTCGCCCGCCGCGTGCTCACCTGCCGCCCGCCGTATGCGCTGTGTGTGCAGGGGAAGTGGGGGAGTGGCAAGACCAGCTTGATGCGCTATGCGATGGCGAAGTTGGGTGGGGAGCCGTTGGCGGTTACGTTGGCTACCCAGACGAAACCTACCCGCGAATTGCCCAAAGAGATTCAGCAGGATTGGGACGAGCTTTACGAAGAGTCGGCTGGCTTCTTGATCGAGCAGCTGGCGAGTCGCCTGACTTCCAAGATCGCAAAGGACGAGCTCGATCCGCGTGTCGTCCCCATTTGGTTCAATCCGTGGCAGCACCAGCAGACCGAGCAGCCGGTCGTCGGGCTGCTTCAGGAGCTTCAGGAGCAATTCACCGGTCTGCTCAAGCACCGCAAAGAATTCGCCGATGCGCTGCAGACCTCCGTCGAGGCAGCCCTACCCTTGCTCGATACCCTAGCGAATGCTCTTGGGGCGCTCCAAGGCCTGCCACCGGTCTCAGGTCTTAGCGGTTATGTGGAGAATTGGCGAGAGTCCAAGAAGCGCCGGGATGAGCGAAACTTTCGCGCGATTCCCGATGCCCAACGCCTCAATCTTCTGTTCGAGGAAGCGGTCCGGCGTCTGCTCGGCGCCAATGAGAAGAACACCTTCGTTACGGGCAAGGGCGGGGAGCTAGTGGTCCAGCGCAGGCTGGTCATTTTCATCGATGACCTCGACCGTTGTGGAGAACAGCAGACGGTACACCTGCTGGAGGCCATCAAGCTCTATCTCCAGACGCCGTATTGTGTCTTCGTGCTAGGTATGGACGGCGCAGCGGCCCGGCGGGCGGTGGAGGGGGTTCTCGGGCAGGGGCAGGAAGTCGCGCGGGAGTATCTGGAGAAGCTTTTCCAGTCCACTCTCCACGTACCTTTACCGGTGCAGCCGGAGGCTTTCATCGTGGGGCTGCTCAAGGCTACGGGCCTCACCCGCAGCACGACCGGCCTGACCTACAGGGAGCTCGCGCGGCGGATCGAAGAACTCGTCGAGCCCAATCCGCGGAAGCTCAAGACTTTTGTGAGTGGGCTATCCGCAGGGTGGGCCATCGAAGGCAAGAGCTCCGAGGATTTTGGCTTCTATCTCCTCCTGACCTATCTACGCACCGTGCACCCCGATGTCTACCGTCTCCTCGCCTACGAACCATCCTATGTTGGTAATCTGCACGAGATTCTGGCAGACGGCAGCCTGCCCAATACACCTACTCCCGTGGACTATTTCCTCCATCGCGCACTTCGCCACGCTTTTGATCATTTGCAAGGGTTGAAGGAATTGCCCGAGCGGCCGGATACGGATTTGGTGGTGGATGAGCTCATCGAGCGCCTAGATCATCTGAGGGGTGATCGGGCGTTCCGCGAGCAGTGGACAGACGAGGTTTTCGGGACAGGCGAGATCACTGCCGAAATTGTTCAGGCTCGAGCCACTCGCTTGTTGCGGCTGGGGCCTCCGCTGCTTGAGGAGAAGACTTGAGCGAGCCCAAACCGACCACTGCCATGCTCAAAGTCCGCGGCGTCTACCGCCGGTGGCTGGAGCGTCGCTATGGCCGCATCACTCTCGCGGGGCTGGCCCCTGACGATGAGCCGCTGCTGCTCCGGCAGATCTACGTTCCTCTGAAGCTTGCGGACCAGAGGCTGCTGGACTCGGCGGACGAAACGCAGCTGGAGAATCAGGGCAAGGAGCTGGAAGATTGGCTCCTGAGCCTTGAAGAGCCAAGCGGAGAGGAGGTGTCTGAGGAGGTTCTCTACAGCAGTCCCGCTTGGCGTGTGAAGAAGACGCGAACTCTGCTGATCTCCGGCGAGCCTGGCAGCGGCAAGACTACACTCACCCAATCGGTCATCGCCAGCCTCAGCGGAAGCGTCCCGGACGAGTTCAACCGGTGGTTCGAGGGCTGCATCCCCATCCCCATTCCGCTCCGTAGCGTCCCCAGCAGCGCCTTGGGCAAGCTCGAAAAGTTGGTGGCCTGGTGCTTCAAGGAGGTACAGAAAGAATCGAAGGAGCCGTTCGACGCGGAGGCACTGCGAGAGTTCCTTGACCGTGGCTGGGGCATCTTCCTGTTCGACGGGCTCGACGAGCTGGGTTCGATGCAGCAGCGCAAGCGCTTCCTCAAGGCGCTACGGGATCATCGATGGCTCGAAGGTGAGGACGCCAATCTCGCCCTGTTGACGGGACGGCCTTCGGGCTATGAGGGGGTGGAGAAGGTGCTGCCGCCGGGGCTCCGGCTCCACGTCATGCCCTTCTCCAAGGAACAGATCGGCAGCTATCTGAAGAAGTGGTTTGCGCTGCGGCCGATGCGCTCCGGGGAGCGGGATCGCGCGGCCCAGTCTTTGCTCGAACGACTCACGTCTCAGCAGGAGACTGAGCGCTTGTTGCCCATGGCTCGTCGCCCGGCCTACCTGGCGGCTTTGGCCTTCGTCCACGGGACCCGTGGGCAGCTACCCCACACCCGGGCGGAACTCTATGCGCTGCTGGTCGATGCCTACCTAGAGGTTCTGGATCAGTATAAGGATCAATCTCGGCATCCGGGGTCGCAGGCGGAAGAGGACCGTCGGAATTGGAGTCGGCAGGACAAGCTGCAGGTGCTCTCGATGGTCGCCTTCATAGCTCACGAGGGAGCTACGGAAGGGAGTTCGCGCAAGAAGTCCGAGAAGGAAGATCGGCGGTTCCAGTGGACGAAGGAGGATTTGGTCAAGACGGTGCGGCAGGCCATTGAGGTCGGAGGGGAACGGCTGCGCGACGCCGAGATTAGGGATGCGAAGGAGCTCACCGACTACTTCGTCGCCCGCACCGGATTGCTGGCAGAGACCGCCGAGGGGGTGTACCAATTCGCCCATTTGAGCTTTCAGGAGTACCTGGCGGCCATTTACCTGCTCGATGAGGCCAGCGCCGATCCCGACAAGGCAGGAGTGATCGACTCGGAGCTGCTGCAGACTCGACTCCAGCGGGATGGCTGGCAGGAGGTAGGTCTTCTGCTGCTCGCGGCGGATGCGTTGCGCACGCAGAACACCGGCCACCGGGCGGTGCTGGCCAAGCTCGATCTGGCGAACGAAGCTCAATTCGAGCTGTTGACGCAGGTGCTGGCGGGTGGGGAGGTGCGGCTG from Acidobacteriota bacterium encodes the following:
- a CDS encoding NACHT domain-containing protein: MSEPKPTTAMLKVRGVYRRWLERRYGRITLAGLAPDDEPLLLRQIYVPLKLADQRLLDSADETQLENQGKELEDWLLSLEEPSGEEVSEEVLYSSPAWRVKKTRTLLISGEPGSGKTTLTQSVIASLSGSVPDEFNRWFEGCIPIPIPLRSVPSSALGKLEKLVAWCFKEVQKESKEPFDAEALREFLDRGWGIFLFDGLDELGSMQQRKRFLKALRDHRWLEGEDANLALLTGRPSGYEGVEKVLPPGLRLHVMPFSKEQIGSYLKKWFALRPMRSGERDRAAQSLLERLTSQQETERLLPMARRPAYLAALAFVHGTRGQLPHTRAELYALLVDAYLEVLDQYKDQSRHPGSQAEEDRRNWSRQDKLQVLSMVAFIAHEGATEGSSRKKSEKEDRRFQWTKEDLVKTVRQAIEVGGERLRDAEIRDAKELTDYFVARTGLLAETAEGVYQFAHLSFQEYLAAIYLLDEASADPDKAGVIDSELLQTRLQRDGWQEVGLLLLAADALRTQNTGHRAVLAKLDLANEAQFELLTQVLAGGEVRLGESERRYWVVVWYAYAAAFDRPDGIERLARNSANLPWLILAWQAWAEALAKERGLVEVVSEAAGPAPSSGGGRQRGLLGAASKGEASSSGGPQSGVEALRARLENEDCWAAALALPLNLHEPPLKEVSNVLGQIADRHPLFQGAIVGPEVWDPRPLYWVVEAWSLREAAVASWLNESIPLPRLADDPLAGDRALWSKAESPRSRWQKELLSQYFLVDLAASALGGQREGHSSGPDLGRLLLERWPALEQQAT
- a CDS encoding P-loop NTPase fold protein, whose translation is MSGNDHWTLDLKALGMQPAGDELARRVLTCRPPYALCVQGKWGSGKTSLMRYAMAKLGGEPLAVTLATQTKPTRELPKEIQQDWDELYEESAGFLIEQLASRLTSKIAKDELDPRVVPIWFNPWQHQQTEQPVVGLLQELQEQFTGLLKHRKEFADALQTSVEAALPLLDTLANALGALQGLPPVSGLSGYVENWRESKKRRDERNFRAIPDAQRLNLLFEEAVRRLLGANEKNTFVTGKGGELVVQRRLVIFIDDLDRCGEQQTVHLLEAIKLYLQTPYCVFVLGMDGAAARRAVEGVLGQGQEVAREYLEKLFQSTLHVPLPVQPEAFIVGLLKATGLTRSTTGLTYRELARRIEELVEPNPRKLKTFVSGLSAGWAIEGKSSEDFGFYLLLTYLRTVHPDVYRLLAYEPSYVGNLHEILADGSLPNTPTPVDYFLHRALRHAFDHLQGLKELPERPDTDLVVDELIERLDHLRGDRAFREQWTDEVFGTGEITAEIVQARATRLLRLGPPLLEEKT